The following proteins come from a genomic window of Corynebacterium crudilactis:
- a CDS encoding RecQ family ATP-dependent DNA helicase yields MNATREEANELLAGIAGPGAQLRDDQWIAIDELVNQRKRMLVVQRTGWGKSAVYFIAAKLLRARGAGAAVIISPLLALMRNQVASAERAGIKAATLNSANMTEWDAIQEQVVSGGADVLLISPERLNNPDFRDTILPRLAAETGLVVVDEAHCISDWGHDFRPDYRRIRDLLAGLSPNIPVLATTATANDRVVEDVRAQLGEGTGLLRGGLDRESLHLSVMNLPNPTQRPAWLATHLKELTGSGIIYCLTVSAAHDLADALNSIGWNVAAYTGRTEAGERERLEHALINNEIKALVATSALGMGFDKPDLGFVVHMGSPSSPVSYYQQIGRAGRGTDRADVILLPGTEDKEIWEYFASVSFPQEGVVRQLLAVLTDEAQSTVKLESQVDLSRSRLEQVLKVLDVDGAVKRVRGGWITTGQEWFYDAARYAGLERAREIEQQSMMDYQNTTECRMLYLRKELDDVEATTPCGRCDNCTGKTWSMDTDASVALKVDEQLQTPGVKIAPRKMWPSGISIRGKITGMEEGRSLGRLNDIARGPALKNLLDSGTYSENTWMPHIIEVLKNWDWENRPANVVALGNTNAASTEMIMNVAQSIAAVGRMNFAGLLPAAPGAEEVMAQNSAYRVEALLKQWDWSQGLQLVPGPILLVTDLIDTGWSVTVAGNGIAQRTSENVLPFALASRG; encoded by the coding sequence ATGAACGCAACAAGAGAAGAAGCCAACGAACTATTAGCTGGTATTGCAGGTCCTGGCGCACAGCTACGCGATGACCAATGGATTGCCATTGATGAATTAGTTAATCAACGCAAACGCATGCTGGTGGTGCAAAGAACCGGTTGGGGTAAATCAGCTGTCTATTTCATCGCGGCAAAACTCCTGCGTGCTCGCGGTGCAGGTGCTGCCGTTATTATTTCTCCCTTGCTTGCACTGATGCGAAACCAGGTTGCTTCAGCAGAACGCGCAGGTATTAAAGCCGCAACGCTCAATAGCGCCAACATGACCGAATGGGATGCCATCCAAGAACAGGTTGTATCCGGTGGCGCAGACGTGTTGTTGATTTCACCAGAGCGCCTTAATAATCCCGATTTTAGGGACACCATTTTGCCCCGACTGGCTGCGGAAACCGGTCTGGTGGTAGTTGATGAAGCCCACTGTATTTCAGACTGGGGCCATGATTTCCGCCCAGATTACCGCCGTATCCGGGATCTGCTTGCCGGACTATCCCCAAATATTCCAGTGTTGGCAACTACCGCAACAGCCAATGACCGCGTTGTCGAAGATGTACGAGCTCAATTAGGCGAGGGTACCGGTCTGTTGCGAGGTGGACTAGACCGCGAGTCTTTGCACCTATCCGTGATGAACCTGCCGAACCCTACGCAGCGTCCTGCATGGTTGGCCACGCACCTGAAAGAATTAACTGGATCTGGCATTATCTATTGCCTCACGGTATCTGCTGCCCATGATCTAGCTGATGCATTGAATTCCATTGGGTGGAATGTAGCAGCGTACACCGGCAGAACCGAAGCAGGGGAGCGCGAACGCCTAGAACACGCACTGATCAATAATGAGATCAAAGCCTTGGTGGCCACCTCTGCACTAGGCATGGGCTTTGATAAACCCGACCTTGGATTTGTTGTGCACATGGGCAGCCCCAGCTCACCAGTGTCCTACTATCAGCAAATCGGCCGTGCTGGCCGTGGCACTGACCGCGCTGATGTCATTTTGCTGCCAGGAACCGAAGACAAAGAAATCTGGGAATACTTCGCATCAGTATCCTTCCCACAAGAAGGCGTAGTCCGACAACTGCTTGCTGTCTTAACCGATGAGGCACAATCCACCGTCAAACTAGAATCCCAGGTGGATCTCTCCCGATCACGCCTAGAACAAGTACTCAAAGTGCTCGATGTAGATGGCGCCGTGAAACGAGTCCGTGGCGGATGGATTACCACCGGACAAGAATGGTTCTACGACGCAGCACGCTACGCAGGCCTCGAACGGGCGCGGGAAATTGAACAGCAAAGCATGATGGACTACCAAAACACCACCGAATGCAGAATGCTGTACCTCCGCAAAGAACTCGATGACGTGGAAGCAACCACACCGTGCGGACGCTGCGATAACTGCACCGGCAAAACCTGGAGCATGGACACAGACGCTTCAGTTGCCTTGAAGGTAGATGAGCAGCTCCAAACACCTGGGGTAAAAATTGCCCCACGCAAAATGTGGCCCAGCGGAATCAGCATCCGAGGAAAAATCACTGGCATGGAAGAAGGCCGCTCACTTGGCCGACTCAACGACATCGCTCGAGGTCCAGCACTAAAGAACCTGTTAGACAGTGGAACTTACTCCGAGAACACATGGATGCCACACATCATCGAAGTACTAAAAAACTGGGACTGGGAAAACCGACCAGCCAACGTAGTAGCACTTGGCAACACCAATGCAGCATCAACCGAAATGATCATGAACGTAGCGCAATCAATCGCAGCTGTCGGACGAATGAACTTCGCCGGCCTACTCCCCGCCGCGCCGGGTGCCGAAGAAGTAATGGCTCAGAACTCCGCCTACCGAGTAGAAGCTCTACTGAAACAATGGGATTGGTCCCAAGGGCTGCAATTAGTTCCGGGACCGATTTTGCTGGTGACCGATCTGATTGATACTGGCTGGTCCGTAACAGTGGCCGGAAATGGCATTGCTCAGAGAACCTCAGAAAACGTACTGCCATTTGCCCTAGCTAGCAGGGGATAA
- a CDS encoding TRAP transporter large permease — protein sequence MGGTLLGGFIGGVIARIPIGYALALASIIGLLLFTDVPLNIAPQRIVAGITPFPILAIPLFVLAGALMTYGGISRRLLDLAESIVGRVRGGLAQTNVLASLFFGGLSGSAVADVSSLGRILIPAMKERNYTAAYSAVVTAVTAIITPILPPSITLILYGVVTGTSIGELFFAGIIPAFVFVAVLMATVHLTVNRIGFVQPAAGQEDPVLAERKVPPFWRSLFSSLPALMLPILILVGIRGGYFTPTEAAAMAVVYSLVCGFLLYRELNLERLIESLKSTVQLVGLIMLVMSAAQLYSWALTSERIPQALAQGMLDLTSNTVLLLLLINLLLLFVGMFIEANAALIILVPILLPIALDLGVDPVHLGIIIVVNLGIGLVTPPVGLTLLLSAEIAGMNVLQTLKTLLPFMIAIIAFLMLITYVPAISLWLPQLLM from the coding sequence ATGGGTGGAACACTGCTCGGAGGATTCATCGGCGGCGTCATCGCCCGGATCCCGATCGGCTACGCCCTAGCGCTGGCCTCGATCATCGGACTCCTCCTCTTCACGGACGTCCCGCTGAACATCGCACCGCAACGCATTGTGGCGGGCATCACGCCGTTCCCGATTCTCGCCATCCCGCTGTTCGTGCTGGCTGGCGCGCTCATGACCTACGGCGGTATCAGCCGTCGGCTGCTGGACCTCGCCGAGTCCATCGTCGGCAGGGTCCGAGGCGGCCTGGCACAGACGAATGTCCTCGCATCGCTCTTCTTCGGCGGGCTTTCCGGCTCGGCAGTCGCCGACGTATCAAGCCTGGGCCGGATCCTGATCCCGGCAATGAAGGAACGCAACTACACGGCGGCCTACTCCGCTGTTGTGACGGCCGTTACCGCGATCATCACCCCCATCCTGCCGCCCAGCATCACCTTGATCCTCTACGGAGTGGTCACGGGCACCTCGATCGGTGAGCTGTTCTTTGCAGGGATCATCCCGGCGTTCGTATTCGTCGCCGTCCTGATGGCGACCGTGCACCTGACAGTTAACCGCATCGGCTTCGTCCAGCCGGCCGCTGGACAGGAAGATCCGGTTCTCGCAGAGCGTAAGGTCCCGCCATTCTGGCGGTCCCTGTTCTCCTCGTTGCCCGCACTGATGCTGCCGATCCTCATCCTGGTCGGCATCCGCGGCGGGTATTTCACCCCCACCGAGGCAGCGGCGATGGCGGTCGTCTACTCGCTAGTCTGCGGCTTCCTCCTGTACCGCGAGCTGAACCTCGAGAGGCTCATCGAGTCGCTGAAGAGCACCGTCCAGCTGGTTGGCCTGATCATGCTCGTCATGTCCGCGGCACAGCTCTACTCGTGGGCGCTCACCTCGGAGCGCATCCCCCAAGCACTGGCACAAGGGATGCTCGACCTCACCAGCAACACGGTCCTCCTCCTACTGCTGATCAACCTGCTGCTGCTCTTCGTCGGCATGTTCATCGAGGCCAATGCGGCGTTGATCATCCTGGTGCCGATCCTGCTGCCCATCGCGCTCGACCTGGGCGTCGACCCTGTCCACCTCGGCATCATCATCGTCGTCAACCTCGGAATCGGCCTGGTGACCCCGCCGGTGGGCCTGACGCTGCTGCTGTCGGCGGAGATCGCGGGGATGAACGTCCTGCAGACGCTCAAGACGCTGCTGCCGTTCATGATCGCGATCATCGCCTTCCTGATGCTGATCACCTACGTCCCCGCCATCTCGTTGTGGCTCCCGCAGCTACTGATGTAG
- a CDS encoding cyclase family protein, giving the protein MQIIDLSHAFAPGQPHFSGDPDQEIKQISTIEHDGFLMHQYKLVGPWGTHVDAPAHFAPQGHTLDQIPVEETYLSLYCLRFSRPDLCTAADIAAFEHAHGQILPGSFVALHTGWVWGRQGVAPGWSIEALEILHDRGVIAIGHDLPDTDPSLEAQRWWLCHDHWQIENLTNLDKVPATGAMIACPWPIPKGGASFPVRPIALVPEDLSPAS; this is encoded by the coding sequence ATGCAGATCATTGATCTCTCTCATGCGTTCGCGCCCGGACAACCCCACTTCTCTGGCGATCCAGATCAAGAAATTAAACAGATCTCAACGATTGAACATGATGGCTTCTTGATGCATCAATACAAACTAGTGGGTCCGTGGGGAACTCATGTGGATGCACCTGCGCATTTCGCCCCTCAAGGACACACGCTTGATCAAATCCCAGTTGAGGAAACTTATCTGTCCCTCTACTGCCTGAGATTTTCACGCCCAGACCTATGCACAGCTGCTGATATAGCAGCTTTTGAACATGCACACGGCCAAATCCTCCCGGGATCTTTTGTGGCGCTCCATACCGGTTGGGTGTGGGGCAGGCAAGGCGTTGCCCCAGGTTGGTCTATTGAAGCTTTGGAAATTCTTCATGATCGTGGAGTAATCGCCATTGGCCATGACCTGCCCGATACTGATCCGTCATTGGAGGCACAGCGTTGGTGGCTGTGCCATGACCATTGGCAGATTGAAAACCTCACTAACTTAGATAAGGTTCCTGCTACTGGCGCAATGATCGCTTGTCCCTGGCCTATTCCAAAAGGCGGGGCTAGTTTTCCAGTGCGCCCGATTGCTTTGGTTCCAGAGGACTTATCCCCTGCTAGCTAG
- a CDS encoding RpiB/LacA/LacB family sugar-phosphate isomerase, which translates to MGLRIAIGADQGAFQLKSAIVDLLHESPLVDETLDVGVNSPGDTSNDHVGVAVQVANHVAAGMADRGLAFCGNGLGVAIAANSVETVAAVTADDIFSVQTSISNNRAQVLCMGAKVVGVELARTLVSAWLAEEMPNG; encoded by the coding sequence ATGGGTCTTCGTATTGCCATCGGCGCAGATCAGGGCGCCTTCCAGTTGAAATCAGCCATCGTTGACCTGCTCCACGAGAGCCCCTTGGTCGATGAGACGCTCGACGTGGGCGTCAACAGTCCCGGCGACACCTCCAACGACCATGTCGGTGTGGCCGTCCAGGTCGCCAACCACGTCGCTGCCGGCATGGCCGACCGTGGCCTGGCGTTCTGCGGCAACGGACTCGGGGTCGCCATCGCAGCGAACTCGGTCGAGACAGTTGCCGCCGTGACTGCGGACGACATCTTTTCCGTGCAGACGTCGATCTCCAACAACCGGGCCCAGGTGCTGTGCATGGGCGCGAAGGTGGTCGGCGTCGAGTTGGCCCGCACGCTCGTTTCCGCGTGGCTAGCCGAGGAGATGCCCAACGGCTGA
- a CDS encoding DUF1990 family protein, with product MQLVDPQLLSPKAVAALRDAAFTYGNVGGTGTFGSGPPSGYTHLLRQTELGSGASRLDEAVQTLLGWDMQRRAGLNVQASDPTVVDGAVAILRLGIGRLSVPAPVRVVYVVDEPLRKGFAYGTLPGHPESGEELFVLELHNGGEVTFTISAFSRPNSLLARIGGPLTRAVQSSITSRYLRSV from the coding sequence ATGCAGCTCGTGGACCCCCAACTGTTGTCTCCCAAAGCGGTGGCGGCTCTGCGCGACGCAGCCTTCACGTACGGCAACGTTGGCGGCACAGGCACGTTCGGCTCCGGGCCTCCGAGCGGGTACACGCATCTCCTACGGCAGACCGAACTGGGGAGCGGGGCCTCGCGATTAGATGAGGCCGTCCAGACTTTGCTGGGTTGGGACATGCAGCGGCGCGCGGGCCTCAACGTGCAGGCATCTGACCCGACGGTGGTCGATGGGGCGGTCGCGATTTTGCGGCTCGGGATCGGAAGGCTGAGCGTCCCAGCTCCTGTCCGGGTCGTGTACGTCGTCGATGAGCCGCTTCGGAAGGGATTCGCCTACGGCACCCTTCCCGGGCACCCTGAGAGCGGCGAGGAGTTGTTCGTCCTGGAGCTCCACAACGGGGGTGAAGTCACCTTCACCATCAGCGCGTTCTCCCGCCCGAACTCCCTCCTCGCCCGCATCGGAGGCCCCCTAACCCGCGCCGTTCAGTCGTCAATCACGAGCCGCTACTTGCGCTCGGTCTGA
- a CDS encoding TRAP transporter small permease, which yields MRLSNHPSQPRAIRDRSPKTMTVSSSGPLRLVNGALEALFKATVAVAMLGLSVIVVVVSWQVFSRYVAGTSASWAPEVAQLAFVWTAIFAIAAGVREGRHMVVDAFSSVKSRGLHVILDTVAAIAVVGVSGVLAWYGYDSLSISFRRVFPALGIETGWMFLAVPVGFALCMVFGIENWARSVFSRDGANTKSEVQLILEETADVNDGEVR from the coding sequence ATGCGGCTCAGCAACCACCCCTCGCAGCCGAGGGCGATCCGAGATCGGAGTCCGAAAACAATGACAGTCAGTTCGTCTGGTCCCTTACGTTTGGTGAATGGAGCGCTCGAAGCGCTCTTCAAAGCCACAGTCGCGGTGGCAATGCTTGGTTTGAGCGTGATTGTGGTCGTTGTCTCCTGGCAGGTGTTCTCGCGCTACGTCGCGGGAACATCAGCCTCCTGGGCGCCCGAAGTCGCACAGCTGGCCTTCGTTTGGACCGCGATCTTCGCCATCGCGGCTGGTGTTCGGGAGGGCCGGCACATGGTTGTAGACGCCTTCAGCAGCGTAAAGAGCCGCGGACTCCACGTCATCCTCGACACGGTCGCTGCCATCGCGGTTGTCGGCGTCAGCGGAGTGTTGGCCTGGTACGGCTACGACTCGCTGTCGATCAGCTTCCGTCGGGTATTCCCGGCGCTGGGAATCGAGACCGGCTGGATGTTCCTCGCTGTCCCCGTCGGGTTTGCCCTCTGCATGGTCTTCGGCATCGAGAACTGGGCGCGCAGCGTCTTCTCGCGTGACGGCGCCAACACGAAGAGCGAGGTCCAGCTCATCCTCGAGGAAACTGCCGACGTCAACGATGGCGAGGTGCGCTGA
- a CDS encoding TRAP transporter substrate-binding protein: MSIFKRTTVLGTAAVLALALSACGGASTDDASNGEANDAAMTTLILGHEGNEEDPRQTAALRLKELVEDETEGRITIEIHPNGTLGNWEQMIEGLQFGSTDIVIESLLTLESYSPLAGIETAPFIYTDVEHFTTVWEGEIGKEIRDAITEDTGFTLAGNMFRGARELSTNTPVTSIDDLSGLTIRTPSAPTMLATWEALGARAEAMPWDEVYSALEQGVLDGQENPFSSILFASIHEVAPEITMTSHVYANFHFIMWEEALQDLDEADREAVLDAATIVGQEYTEAIQEDQADYRAQMEADGATFHELSDRDAWVEATQPVIKSMPERVQTWVKDIVALG; encoded by the coding sequence ATGTCCATCTTCAAGCGAACGACCGTGCTGGGCACCGCTGCTGTGCTGGCCCTGGCGCTCTCCGCCTGTGGCGGAGCGTCCACTGACGACGCCAGCAACGGCGAAGCCAACGACGCCGCCATGACCACCCTCATCCTCGGCCACGAGGGCAACGAGGAAGACCCCCGCCAGACCGCCGCCCTGCGGTTGAAGGAACTCGTCGAGGACGAGACAGAGGGCCGAATCACGATCGAGATCCACCCCAACGGGACCCTCGGCAACTGGGAGCAGATGATTGAGGGCCTGCAGTTCGGATCTACTGACATCGTCATCGAGTCGCTCCTGACCCTCGAGTCCTACTCGCCCCTCGCAGGTATCGAGACCGCACCGTTCATCTACACCGACGTCGAGCACTTCACCACCGTCTGGGAGGGTGAGATTGGCAAGGAGATCCGCGACGCGATCACCGAGGACACCGGCTTCACGCTCGCAGGAAACATGTTCCGGGGCGCTCGTGAACTCTCGACCAACACTCCCGTGACCAGCATCGACGACCTGTCGGGTCTGACGATCCGGACGCCCTCTGCGCCGACGATGCTCGCCACCTGGGAGGCGCTCGGCGCCCGCGCCGAAGCGATGCCCTGGGACGAGGTCTACTCGGCGCTGGAGCAAGGAGTCCTCGACGGTCAGGAGAACCCGTTCAGCTCGATCCTCTTCGCCTCGATCCACGAGGTGGCCCCGGAGATCACGATGACCTCGCACGTCTACGCGAACTTCCACTTCATCATGTGGGAAGAAGCACTCCAGGATCTCGACGAGGCGGATCGTGAAGCGGTGCTCGATGCAGCGACCATCGTCGGCCAGGAATACACCGAGGCGATCCAGGAGGACCAGGCCGACTACCGGGCCCAGATGGAGGCCGACGGCGCCACCTTCCACGAGCTCTCCGACCGCGACGCATGGGTCGAGGCCACTCAGCCTGTCATCAAGTCCATGCCTGAGCGGGTCCAGACCTGGGTCAAAGACATCGTCGCCCTCGGCTGA
- a CDS encoding NAD(P)H-dependent oxidoreductase encodes MNLHELLKQRESDGKKIKVGLIGAGRYGTMYMAQANNIPGVHVVGIADLNKKRAQDALRLVDWPADRVVDSVDEALTSGKTALVTDAYELLNADIDVIVEATGNPIAGIDHALKAIETKKHVIMVTVEADALAGPALQKRAEAAGVVFSMAYGDQPALIWELVDWARTSGFKVVCAGKGAKYLPTYHQMNPDNVWEFWEFSKELTDSGQLNPRMHTSFRDGTKAAIEMAAVANAAGLTPSDDGLTFTPGDVTEIATICRPGSIGGVLANNGSVDVMSSVTREGDWIPNNTQEGVFVVVEATNDYVASCFQEYPWHTDPTGRYAALYRPYHYIGLELNVSIANAVLRGISTGHPTGFYADVVATAKKDLAEGEVLDGEGGYAVWGKLVSAGYSRQLNALPVALAHSVKLKNSVKQGDIVSWDDIEINPQLETAIKLRRETEALVVA; translated from the coding sequence ATGAACCTCCACGAACTGCTGAAACAGCGGGAATCCGATGGCAAGAAGATCAAGGTCGGCCTCATCGGCGCAGGCCGCTACGGGACCATGTACATGGCCCAGGCAAACAACATCCCCGGCGTCCACGTCGTCGGAATCGCCGACCTCAACAAGAAGCGCGCGCAGGACGCGCTGAGGCTGGTCGATTGGCCGGCTGACCGCGTCGTCGACTCGGTCGACGAGGCGCTCACGTCCGGCAAGACCGCGTTGGTGACCGATGCCTACGAGCTGCTCAACGCCGACATCGACGTCATCGTCGAGGCCACCGGGAACCCGATTGCCGGCATCGACCACGCACTCAAGGCTATCGAGACGAAGAAGCACGTCATCATGGTTACGGTCGAGGCCGACGCGCTGGCTGGACCCGCATTGCAGAAGCGTGCGGAGGCAGCGGGCGTCGTATTCTCCATGGCGTACGGCGACCAGCCTGCGCTGATCTGGGAGCTTGTCGATTGGGCGCGTACCTCCGGCTTCAAGGTCGTGTGCGCGGGCAAGGGAGCGAAGTACCTCCCGACCTACCACCAGATGAATCCCGACAACGTCTGGGAGTTCTGGGAGTTCTCCAAGGAGCTCACCGACTCCGGGCAGCTCAATCCACGCATGCACACCTCCTTCCGTGACGGCACCAAGGCGGCCATCGAGATGGCAGCTGTTGCCAACGCAGCCGGGCTGACGCCCTCGGACGACGGGCTGACCTTCACTCCTGGTGACGTCACGGAGATCGCGACGATCTGCCGTCCCGGGAGCATCGGTGGCGTGCTTGCCAATAACGGGTCGGTCGACGTCATGTCGAGCGTGACGCGCGAGGGCGACTGGATCCCCAACAACACCCAAGAGGGTGTCTTCGTGGTCGTCGAGGCGACCAACGACTACGTCGCGTCCTGCTTCCAGGAGTACCCCTGGCACACGGACCCGACGGGTCGCTACGCCGCGCTCTACCGCCCCTACCACTACATCGGCCTCGAGCTGAATGTGTCGATCGCCAACGCCGTTCTCCGCGGGATCTCGACCGGACACCCGACCGGCTTCTACGCCGACGTGGTAGCCACCGCAAAGAAGGACCTCGCAGAGGGTGAGGTCCTCGACGGTGAGGGCGGCTACGCAGTCTGGGGCAAGCTGGTCTCGGCCGGCTACTCGCGTCAGCTGAACGCGCTACCGGTCGCGCTAGCCCACTCGGTGAAGCTGAAGAACAGCGTCAAGCAGGGTGACATCGTCAGCTGGGACGACATCGAGATCAATCCCCAGCTGGAGACCGCCATCAAGCTGCGCCGCGAGACGGAAGCACTCGTCGTAGCCTGA
- a CDS encoding GntR family transcriptional regulator produces the protein MTTTHQANVAPLAALEFTNRREVVLKALRDGIVIGSLPQGMVLVETRLAEQLQVSRGTVREALLELQQEQLVSNGPTGRPQVRTLDSKTVLDLFQVRASLESLAVQLIAASPEAEDKREQLRELLIPLGDDAGAVLVDRVDADMTFHRTLCELSGNEVLLNTWASIEGPVRMAIMHAGKDIALSNMTAHSHEPYIAALDPDCDDPGALIFATLVTTASDLLAATEHPQQDKK, from the coding sequence ATGACAACGACGCACCAAGCGAATGTGGCCCCCTTGGCCGCTCTCGAATTCACCAACCGACGCGAGGTAGTCCTGAAGGCACTGCGGGACGGCATCGTGATTGGAAGCCTTCCGCAGGGAATGGTTCTGGTCGAAACTCGGCTGGCCGAACAACTCCAGGTCAGCCGTGGCACTGTGCGGGAAGCGCTGCTCGAACTGCAGCAGGAACAGTTGGTGTCGAACGGCCCCACCGGGCGCCCGCAAGTCCGTACCCTTGATTCCAAGACCGTGCTGGACCTCTTCCAGGTCCGAGCCTCGCTGGAGAGCCTGGCCGTCCAGCTCATCGCGGCCAGCCCGGAAGCCGAGGACAAGAGGGAACAGTTACGAGAGCTGCTCATCCCCCTCGGCGACGACGCCGGCGCGGTGCTCGTGGACCGGGTCGACGCGGACATGACTTTCCATCGCACCCTGTGCGAACTCTCGGGCAATGAGGTGCTGCTCAACACCTGGGCTTCGATAGAGGGTCCGGTTCGGATGGCGATCATGCACGCAGGCAAAGACATCGCGTTGTCCAACATGACCGCCCATTCGCACGAGCCCTACATCGCCGCGCTCGACCCCGATTGCGATGACCCGGGTGCCCTGATCTTCGCGACCCTCGTCACCACGGCCTCGGACCTACTGGCCGCGACCGAGCATCCCCAGCAGGACAAGAAGTGA
- the metG gene encoding methionine--tRNA ligase, with product MTKNVLVSVAWPYANGPRHIGHVAGFGVPSDVFARFQRMSGNNVLMVSGTDEHGTPLLVQADKEGVTVQDLADKYNRQIVEDLTGLGLSYDLFTRTTTSNHYAVVQELFRGLYDNGYMIKETTLGAISPSTGRTLPDRYIEGTCPICHADGARGDQCDNCGNQLDPADLINPVSKINGETPNFVETEHFLLDLPALAESLTEWLKGREDWRPNVLKFSLNLLDDIRPRAMSRDIDWGIPIPVEGWQDNNAKKLYVWFDAVVGYLSASIEWAYRNGDPEAWRTFWNDPETKSYYFMGKDNITFHSQIWPAELLGYAGEGSKGGETGDLGVLNLPTEVVSSEFLTMSGSKFSSSKGVVIYVKDFLKEFGPDALRYFIAVAGPENNDTDFTWDEFVRRVNNELANGWGNLVNRTVSMAHKNFGEVPVPGALEESDKKILDLATSTFDSVAANLDQSKFKAGITEIMHVVGEANAYIAEQEPWKLAKDDTKRERLATVLWTALQVVSDCNTMLTPYLPHTAQKVHETLGRDGIWAASPQIVEVTNDSPRQPIGVGLPDPAHTYPVIMGDYKTQLAKWQRIDVIPGTNLEKPAPLIAKLDPELGETGPEWAPVQK from the coding sequence ATGACGAAGAACGTGCTCGTATCTGTTGCCTGGCCGTATGCCAACGGACCCCGTCACATTGGACATGTGGCGGGGTTTGGTGTCCCCTCTGATGTATTCGCAAGGTTCCAGCGAATGTCTGGCAACAACGTGCTCATGGTGTCTGGCACCGATGAGCACGGCACGCCACTTCTTGTGCAAGCCGACAAAGAAGGTGTCACTGTCCAAGACCTGGCAGATAAGTACAACCGCCAGATCGTGGAAGACCTCACCGGCCTAGGCCTGTCCTATGACCTATTCACCCGCACCACCACCTCCAACCACTACGCAGTCGTGCAGGAGCTGTTCCGCGGGCTGTACGACAATGGTTACATGATCAAGGAAACCACCCTCGGTGCGATTTCCCCATCTACCGGACGTACCCTTCCAGACCGTTATATTGAAGGCACCTGCCCAATCTGTCACGCAGATGGCGCGCGTGGCGATCAATGTGACAACTGTGGCAACCAGCTTGATCCAGCAGACCTGATCAACCCAGTGTCCAAGATCAACGGTGAAACCCCGAACTTTGTAGAAACCGAGCACTTCCTGCTCGATCTGCCAGCTCTGGCTGAATCACTCACTGAGTGGCTTAAGGGCCGCGAAGACTGGCGTCCAAATGTGTTGAAGTTCTCCCTCAACCTGCTCGATGATATTCGCCCTCGCGCTATGTCTCGCGATATCGACTGGGGTATCCCAATCCCAGTTGAAGGTTGGCAGGACAACAACGCCAAGAAGCTCTACGTCTGGTTCGACGCTGTTGTGGGTTACCTCTCTGCATCCATCGAGTGGGCATACCGCAACGGTGACCCAGAAGCATGGCGTACCTTCTGGAATGATCCAGAAACCAAGTCCTACTATTTCATGGGCAAAGACAACATCACCTTCCACTCCCAGATCTGGCCAGCGGAACTGCTCGGCTATGCCGGCGAAGGCTCTAAGGGTGGAGAAACTGGCGATCTCGGCGTGCTGAACCTGCCTACCGAGGTTGTCTCCTCAGAGTTCCTCACCATGTCAGGCTCTAAGTTCTCCTCCTCTAAGGGCGTTGTCATCTACGTCAAGGACTTCCTCAAGGAATTCGGACCAGATGCACTGCGCTATTTCATCGCTGTTGCAGGCCCAGAAAACAATGACACTGACTTCACCTGGGATGAATTTGTCCGCCGCGTAAACAACGAGCTGGCAAACGGCTGGGGCAACCTAGTCAACCGCACCGTCTCCATGGCGCACAAGAACTTCGGTGAAGTTCCAGTACCTGGCGCATTGGAAGAATCCGACAAGAAGATCCTTGATCTTGCTACCTCTACCTTTGATTCCGTGGCAGCGAACCTGGATCAGTCCAAGTTCAAGGCCGGCATCACTGAGATCATGCATGTCGTCGGTGAAGCTAATGCGTACATCGCTGAGCAGGAACCTTGGAAGCTTGCCAAGGATGACACCAAGCGCGAGCGTCTTGCTACCGTCTTGTGGACCGCACTGCAGGTTGTCTCTGACTGCAACACCATGCTGACCCCATACCTGCCACACACCGCGCAGAAGGTCCATGAGACCTTGGGTCGTGATGGCATCTGGGCAGCTTCTCCTCAGATCGTGGAAGTAACCAATGATTCCCCACGTCAGCCAATCGGTGTGGGTCTGCCTGATCCAGCACACACCTACCCAGTGATCATGGGAGATTACAAGACCCAGCTGGCTAAGTGGCAGCGCATTGATGTTATTCCAGGAACCAACTTGGAAAAGCCAGCACCGCTGATTGCCAAGCTGGATCCTGAACTGGGCGAGACTGGCCCAGAATGGGCACCAGTGCAGAAATAA